A single window of Oxyura jamaicensis isolate SHBP4307 breed ruddy duck chromosome 3, BPBGC_Ojam_1.0, whole genome shotgun sequence DNA harbors:
- the SERTAD4 gene encoding SERTA domain-containing protein 4 has translation MTLVLPMQRLGRPSAAEGAADLAAYRALWEPPACGRSATGTATGTGTGTAAPGTSPAPPATGTPAAGSHYRGISDPVATSKITYFKRKYVEEEDFHPPLGSCAHKTISVFEERAHILYMSLEKLKFIDDPEVYLRRSVLINNLMKRIHGEIIMQNNWCFSACSFGGTSPQEWFVPQDCPYRKRLRMAKEEYEKLHTCCFYQECGSHYLNLPYPVSGSTENTSSSSASSSPISLPSCSQQVDYDIGSAPSYRSDDQIPANEIFVTNARPHGNQEKAKFADEKGSNEPERDSAPLNCEPVRGTHALECKGKFYDYFETGCNDKSNVSESWKKSLRKKESLPSNKMCCSKGSKI, from the exons ATGACCCTGGTGCTGCCCATGCAGCGGCTGGGCCGCCCCAGCGCCGCCGAGGGAGCCGCCGACCTCGCCGCCTACCGAGCCCTCTGGGAGCCGCCCGCCTGCGGCCGCTCCGCCACCGGCACCgccaccggcaccggcaccggcaccgcaGCCCCCGGCACCTCTCCGGCACCGCCGGCCACAGGGACCCCTGCCGCAG GATCACATTACAGGGGAATTTCAGATCCTGTAGCGACATCCAAGATCACatactttaaaaggaaatatgtgGAAGAAGAGGATTTCCATCCACCGCTCGGCAGCTGTGCACATAAA acAATCTCAGTGTTTGAGGAGCGGGCCCATATTCTTTACATGTCtttggaaaagctgaagttCATTGATGACCCTGAAGTCTACCTGCGGAGATCCGTCCTCATTAACAACTTAATGAAGCGAATCCATGGAGAAATCATCATGCAGAACAACTGGTGCTTCTCCGCTTGCTCCTTCGGTGGCACCTCGCCACAGGAGTGGTTCGTGCCTCAGGACTGTCCGTACAGAAAACGTCTCCGCATGGCCAAGGAGGAGTACGAGAAGCTCCACACGTGCTGCTTCTATCAAGAGTGCGGCAGTCACTATTTAAACCTACCCTACCCAGTCAGTGGTAGTACAGAAAATACTTCCTCCTCttccgcctcctcctcccccattTCTTTGCCTAGCTGTTCCCAGCAGGTGGATTATGACATTGGCAGTGCCCCTTCTTACAGGAGCGACGACCAGATACCCGCTAATGAAATATTCGTCACCAATGCCAGGCCTCACGGTaatcaggaaaaggcaaaatttgCTGACGAGAAAGGCAGTAATGAACCTGAGCGAGACAGTGCCCCCCTAAACTGTGAACCTGTAAGAGGCACCCATGCTCTCGAATGTAAAGGCAAATTTTATGACTATTTTGAGACTGGATGTAATGACAAGAGCAACGTAAGTGAATCTTGGAAAAAATCCTTAAGGAAAAAGGAATCTTTACCAAGTAATAAAATGTGCTGCAGCAAAGGAAGTAAAATATGA